The Glycine soja cultivar W05 chromosome 3, ASM419377v2, whole genome shotgun sequence genome window below encodes:
- the LOC114406101 gene encoding TMV resistance protein N-like isoform X2: MLIAEKLIDLLVKHWRETLCEALCEAVSFSDGAYLYSREFEIGFKIELLVEHWSEAICEAVGISGGAHLNSKGEMKLAYEINLLVKHWREAHCEVPGISGGVVLNSIVEEEIRKDFEVLLIHWKEALHKAASILRGKVKIVDKEINILVKRWAEALREAASISGIVVLNSRNESEAIKTIVENVKRLLDKTELFVADNPVGVEPRVQEMIELLGQKQSNDVLLLGMWGMGGIGKTTIEKAIYNKIGRNFEGKSFLAHIRGIWEQDAGQVYLQEQLLFDIEKETNTKIRNVESGKVMLKERLRHKKVLLILDDVNKLHQLNVLCGSREWFGSGSRIIITTRDMHILRGRRVDKVFRMKGLDEDESIELFSWHAFKQASPREDFIELSRNLVAYSAGLPLALEVLGSYLFDMEVTEWKNVLEKLKKIPNDEVQEKLKISYDGLTDDTEKGIFLDIACFFIGMDRNDVIHILNGCGLCAENGIRVLVERSLVTVDYKNKLGMHDLLRDMGREIIRSETPMELEERSRLCFHEDALDVLSKETGTKAIEGLALKLPRNNTKCLSTKAFKEMKKLRLLQLAGVQLVGDFKYLSKDLRWLCWHGFPLACIPTNLYQGSLVSIELQNSSVNLLWKEAQVMEKLKILNLSHSHYLTQTPDFSNLPNLEKLLLVDCPRMFKD, encoded by the exons ATGTTGATTGCTGAAAAGTTAATAGATCTCCTAGTGAAGCATTGGAGGGAAACACTGTGTGAGGCACTTTGTGAGGCTGTTAGTTTCTCAGATGGTGCATACTTATATTCCAG AGAATTTGAGATCGGTTTTAAAATAGAACTGCTTGTGGAGCATTGGAGTGAGGCAATTTGCGAGGCGGTTGGCATCTCGGGGGGTGCACACCTAAATTCCAA AGGGGAAATGAAGCTTGCCTATGAGATAAACCTCCTCGTGAAGCATTGGAGGGAGGCACATTGTGAGGTTCCTGGCATCTCAGGGGGTGTAGTCTTAAATTCCAT TGTTGAAGAGGAGATCAGAAAAGATTTTGAGGTCCTTCTAATTCATTGGAAGGAAGCACTTCATAAGGCTGCTAGCATCTTGAG GGGAAAAGTGAAGATTGTTGATAAAGAGATAAACATCCTCGTGAAACGTTGGGCAGAGGCACTTCGTGAGGCTGCTAGTATCTCAGGGATTGTAGTCCTAAATTCCAG gAATGAAAGTGAGGCTATCAAAACTATTGTTGAAAATGTTAAGCGTTTGTTAGACAAGACAGAGTTGTTCGTTGCTGATAATCCAGTCGGCGTAGAACCACGAGTCCAGGAAATGATTGAACTATTAGGCCAAAAACAATCAAACGATGTTCTACTACTCGGGATGTGGGGGATGGGAGGCATTGGTAAAACAACTATTGAAAAAGCCATTTACAATAAGATTGGCCGCAATTTTGAGGGAAAAAGCTTCCTCGCACATATTAGGGGAATTTGGGAGCAAGATGCTGGTCAAGTATATCTACAAGAACAACTTCTATTTGATAtcgaaaaagaaacaaacacaaaGATACGTAATGTTGAATCAGGAAAAGTTATGTTAAAAGAACGACTTCGCCATAAAAAGGTACTTCTTATACTTGATGATGTAAATAAATTGCATCAATTGAATGTTTTGTGTGGAAGTCGTGAATGGTTTGGTTCAGGGAGTAGAATAATCATCACAACTAGAGATATGCATATACTTAGAGGGAGAAGAGTTGACAAAGTGTTCAGAATGAAAGGACTGGATGAAGATGAATCTATTGAGCTTTTTAGTTGGCATGCATTTAAGCAAGCAAGTCCAAGAGAAGATTTTATTGAACTTTCTAGAAATTTAGTTGCTTATTCTGCGGGATTGCCACTAGCTCTTGAAGTCCTTGGGTCCTATTTGTTTGATATGGAGGTAACAGAGTGGAAGAATGTATTGGAGAAACTCAAGAAAATTCCTAATGATGAAGtacaagagaaattaaaaataagctaTGATGGTTTAACTGATGATACAGAGAAAGGAATATTCCTTGATATAGCTTGTTTCTTTATCGGAATGGACCGGAATGATGTTATACATATCTTAAATGGTTGTgggctttgtgcagaaaatggAATACGTGTCTTGGTAGAAAGAAGCCTTGTAACTGTAGATTATAAGAACAAGCTTGGAATGCATGATTTGCTGCGAGACATGGGAAGAGAAATCATTCGTTCAGAAACACCAATGGAGCTTGAGGAGCGTAGTAGGTTATGTTTTCATGAAGATGCACTTGATGTATTATCAAAAGAAACT GGAACAAAAGCTATTGAGGGTCTGGCTTTGAAGTTACCAAGAAATAATACAAAATGTTTGAGCACTAAAGCTTTTAAGGAGATGAAAAAACTCAGGTTGCTTCAACTTGCTGGTGTACAACTGGTTGGAGATTTCAAGTATCTTTCCAAAGATCTTAGATGGCTTTGTTGGCATGGATTTCCTTTAGCATGCATACCAACAAACCTTTATCAAGGAAGTCTAGTTTCCATTGAGCTACAAAACAGCAGTGTTAATCTTTTGTGGAAAGAAGCCCAg
- the LOC114406102 gene encoding TMV resistance protein N-like has protein sequence MSSSSSYDYDLHDDDEMDFLRDRYKEDNINYDVFLSFRGEDTCASFTSHLYTALHNLGIFVFKDDETLPRGNKISPSLRLAIEESRLSVVIFSRNYAESRWCLKELEKIMECHRTTGQVVVPVFYDVDPSEVRHQTGHFGKAFRNLENRLLKVVEEKEEEKLQRWWKTLAEAAGISGLSVIKTLPAFSYFY, from the coding sequence ATGTCTTCTTCCTCTAGTTATGACTACGATCTCCATGATGATGACGAGATGGACTTTCTGCGTGATCGGTACAAGGAGGACAACATAAACTATGATGTGTTTTTGAGTTTCAGAGGGGAAGACACGTGTGCTTCTTTCACTTCACATCTCTATACGGCTCTTCACAACTTGGGAATCTTTGTTTTCAAGGATGATGAGACACTTCCAAGGGGAAATAAAATTTCACCCTCGCTGCGGTTAGCAATTGAAGAGTCTCGACTTTCTGTTGTTATTTTCTCTAGAAACTATGCAGAGTCGCGGTGGTGTTTGAAAGAGTTGGAGAAAATAATGGAGTGTCACAGAACAACAGGGCAAGTGGTAGTGCCAGTGTTCTATGATGTAGATCCCTCTGAAGTACGTCATCAAACAGGCCACTTTGGAAAAGCATTTCGAAACCTTGAGAACAGACTTTTAAAAGTGGTAGAGGAAAAGGAAGAGGAAAAGCTACAACGATGGTGGAAGACGCTTGCTGAGGCCGCTGGCATCTCAGGGCTTTCTGTAATAAAAACACTTCCAGCTTTCTCGTATTTTTACTGA